One segment of Anomalospiza imberbis isolate Cuckoo-Finch-1a 21T00152 chromosome 2, ASM3175350v1, whole genome shotgun sequence DNA contains the following:
- the GJA8 gene encoding gap junction alpha-8 protein, with protein MGDWSFLGNILEQVNEQSTVIGRVWLTVLFIFRILILGTAAELVWGDEQSDFVCNTQQPGCENVCYDEAFPISHIRLWVLQIIFVSTPSLMYFGHAVHHVRMEEKRKEREEAERRQQAEVDEEKLPLAPNQNKGNNPDGTKKFRLEGTLLRTYIFHIIFKTLFEVGFIVGQYFLYGFRILPLYRCGRWPCPNLVDCFVSRPTEKTIFIMFMLVVASVSLFLNLVEISHLILKRIRRALRRPAEEQLGEVPEKPLHAITVPSIPKAKGYKLLEEEKPVSHYFPLTEVGVEPSPLPSAYNEFEEKIGMGPLEDLSRAFDERLPSYAQAKEPEEEKVRAEEEEREEEQPGPQEQPGVKKAEEEVGRDEVEGPSAPAELAADMRPLSRLSKASSRARSDDLTV; from the coding sequence ATGGGTGACTGGAGTTTCTTGGGGAACATTTTAGAGCAGGTGAATGAGCAATCCACTGTCATCGGGAGAGTTTGGCTCACGGTGCTCTTCATTTTCCGCATCCTGATCCTGGGCACGGCTGCCGAGCTCGTGTGGGGAGACGAGCAGTCAGATTTTGTGTGCAACACCCAGCAACCTGGTTGTGAGAACGTCTGCTACGATGAGGCCTTCCCCATCTCCCACATCCGGCTCTGGGTCCTGCAGATCATTTTTGTATCCACCCCTTCACTAATGTACTTCGGGCATGCTGTGCACCATGTCCGCatggaggagaagaggaaagagagGGAGGAAGCTGAGAGGCGCCAGCAAGCTGAGGTGGATGAAGAGAAGCTGCCCCTGGctccaaaccaaaacaaaggcAACAACCCTGATGGAACCAAGAAGTTTCGCCTGGAAGGTACTCTCCTGAGAACGTACATCTTCCACATCATTTTCAAAACCCTCTTCGAGGTGGGATTCATAGTAGGTCAGTACTTCCTGTATGGCTTCCGAATTCTCCCCCTTTACCGCTGTGGGCGGTGGCCCTGTCCCAATCTTGTGGACTGTTTTGTCTCCAGGCCCACAGAGAAGACCATCTTCATTATGTTCATGCTGGTGGTGGCTTCCGTGTCCCTCTTCCTCAACCTGGTGGAGATCAGTCATTTGATCTTGAAAAGAATCCGGAGGGCTCTGAGGAGACcggcagaggagcagcttggAGAGGTCCCAGAGAAGCCCCTCCATGCCATCACAGTCCCCTCCATCCCAAAGGCCAAAGGCTACAAGCTGCTGGAAGAAGAGAAGCCCGTGTCCCACTATTTCCCTCTCACGGAAGTAGGGGTTGAGCCCAGCCCCCTTCCATCAGCCTACAATGAGTTTGAGGAGAAGATTGGAATGGGACCACTGGAAGATCTCTCCAGGGCATTCGATGAGAGGTTACCATCGTATGCGCAAGCGAAGGAACCAGAAGAGGAGAAGGTAcgagcagaggaggaggaacgagaggaggagcagccagggcctCAGGAACAGCCAGGGGTGAAGAAAGCAGAAGAGGAGGTGGGGAGAGATGAAGTGGAAGGGCCTTCAGCACCTGCTGAACTTGCCGCTGATATGAGACCCCTGAGCAGGCTAAGTAAAGCCAGCAGCCGGGCCAGGTCAGATGATTTGACTGTATGA
- the GPR89B gene encoding Golgi pH regulator B isoform X1, whose protein sequence is MSFLIDSSIMFTSQVLFFGFGWLFFMRKLFKDYEVRQYVVQVIFSVTFAFSCTMFELIIFEILGVLNSSSRYFHWKLNLCVILLILVFMVPFYIGYFVVSNIRLLHRQKLLFACVVWLTFMYFFWKLGDPFPILSPKHGILSIEQLISRVGVIGVTLMALLSGFGAVNCPYTYMSYFLRNVTDADILALERRLLQTMDMIVSKKKRIAVAHRTMFQRGEVHNRPTGFWGMIKSVTTSVPGSENLSLIQQEVDALEELSRQLFLETADLHATKERIEYSKTFQGKYFNFLGYFFSIYCVWKIFMATINIVFDRVGKTDPVTRGIEITVNYLGIQFDVKFWSQHISFILVGIIIVTSIRGLLITLTKFFYAISSSKSSNVIVLLLAQIMGMYFVSSVLLIRMSMPPEYRTIITEVLGELQFNFYHRWFDVIFLVSALSSILFLYLAHKQAPEKHMAL, encoded by the exons ATGAGCTTCCTCATCGACTCCAGCATCATGTTCACCTCGCAG GTGCTGTTCTTTGGATTTGGGTGGCTCTTCTTCATGCGAAAGCTCTTCAAGGATTATGAG GTGCGACAGTATGTGGTCCAGGTGATCTTCTCTGTGACTTTTGCCTTCTCTTGTACCATGTTTGAGCTCATCATCTTTGAGATTTTGGGAGTGCTGAACAGCAG ctCTCGATATTTTCATTGGAAGCTGAACCTGTGTGTCATTTTGCTCATCCTAGTCTTCATGGTGCCCTTCTACATTGGTTACTTTGTTGTGAGCAATATCAGATTAT TGCACAGACAGAAACTACTTTTTGCATGTGTTGTGTGGTTGACATTCATGTATTTCTTCTGGAAGCTGGGGGATCCGTTTCCAATCCTGAGCCCAAAACATG GAATCCTGTCTATAGAACAGCTCATCAGCCGTGTTGGTGTGATTGGGGTGACACTCATGGCTTTGCTGTCCGGATTTGGGGCTGTCAACTGTCCATATACTTACATGTCCTACTTTCTCAG GAATGTAACAGATGCAGATATTTTGGCTCTGGAGCGACGACTCCTTCAGACTATGGACATGATTGttagcaagaaaaaaag GATAGCAGTGGCTCACAGGACAATGTTTCAGAGAGGAGAAGTGCATAACAGACCCACTGGCTTCTGGGGAATGATAAAAAGTGTTACAACATCTGTTCCTGGCAGTGAAA ATCTGTCCCTTATCCAGCAAGAAGTGGATGCCCTGGAAGAATTGAGTCGGCAGCTTTTCCTGGAAACTGCTGACTTGCATGCAACAAAG GAGAGAATAGAGTACTCCAAAACTTTTCAGGGAAAATACTTTAACTTCTTGGGTTATTTTTTCTCCATCTACTGTGTCTGGAAAATCTTCATG GCAACCATCAATATTGTATTTGACCGTGTGGGGAAGACTGATCCAGTCACAAGAGGAATTGAGATCACTGTAAATTACCTGGGAATCCAGTTTGAT GTCAAATTCTGGTCTCAGCACATTTCCTTTATTCTTGTTGGAATAATCATTGTTACCTCTATTAGAGGGTTGTTAATCACACTTACAAAG ttcTTCTATGCCATTTCCAGCAGCAAGTCCTCCAATGTTATTGTTCTGCTGTTAGCCCAGATAATG GGAATGTACTTTGTGTCATCAGTGCTCCTGATCCGCATGAGCATGCCTCCGGAATACCGCACCATTATTACAGAGGTCCTGGGAGAGCTCCAGTTCAACTTCTATCACCGTTGGTTTGATGTGATATTCCTCGTTAGTGCCCTGTCCAGTATCCTCTTTCTCTATTTAGCACACAAACAAGCCCCAGAAAAGCATATGGCTCTCTGA
- the GPR89B gene encoding Golgi pH regulator B isoform X2, with amino-acid sequence MSSRYFHWKLNLCVILLILVFMVPFYIGYFVVSNIRLLHRQKLLFACVVWLTFMYFFWKLGDPFPILSPKHGILSIEQLISRVGVIGVTLMALLSGFGAVNCPYTYMSYFLRNVTDADILALERRLLQTMDMIVSKKKRIAVAHRTMFQRGEVHNRPTGFWGMIKSVTTSVPGSENLSLIQQEVDALEELSRQLFLETADLHATKERIEYSKTFQGKYFNFLGYFFSIYCVWKIFMATINIVFDRVGKTDPVTRGIEITVNYLGIQFDVKFWSQHISFILVGIIIVTSIRGLLITLTKFFYAISSSKSSNVIVLLLAQIMGMYFVSSVLLIRMSMPPEYRTIITEVLGELQFNFYHRWFDVIFLVSALSSILFLYLAHKQAPEKHMAL; translated from the exons ATGAG ctCTCGATATTTTCATTGGAAGCTGAACCTGTGTGTCATTTTGCTCATCCTAGTCTTCATGGTGCCCTTCTACATTGGTTACTTTGTTGTGAGCAATATCAGATTAT TGCACAGACAGAAACTACTTTTTGCATGTGTTGTGTGGTTGACATTCATGTATTTCTTCTGGAAGCTGGGGGATCCGTTTCCAATCCTGAGCCCAAAACATG GAATCCTGTCTATAGAACAGCTCATCAGCCGTGTTGGTGTGATTGGGGTGACACTCATGGCTTTGCTGTCCGGATTTGGGGCTGTCAACTGTCCATATACTTACATGTCCTACTTTCTCAG GAATGTAACAGATGCAGATATTTTGGCTCTGGAGCGACGACTCCTTCAGACTATGGACATGATTGttagcaagaaaaaaag GATAGCAGTGGCTCACAGGACAATGTTTCAGAGAGGAGAAGTGCATAACAGACCCACTGGCTTCTGGGGAATGATAAAAAGTGTTACAACATCTGTTCCTGGCAGTGAAA ATCTGTCCCTTATCCAGCAAGAAGTGGATGCCCTGGAAGAATTGAGTCGGCAGCTTTTCCTGGAAACTGCTGACTTGCATGCAACAAAG GAGAGAATAGAGTACTCCAAAACTTTTCAGGGAAAATACTTTAACTTCTTGGGTTATTTTTTCTCCATCTACTGTGTCTGGAAAATCTTCATG GCAACCATCAATATTGTATTTGACCGTGTGGGGAAGACTGATCCAGTCACAAGAGGAATTGAGATCACTGTAAATTACCTGGGAATCCAGTTTGAT GTCAAATTCTGGTCTCAGCACATTTCCTTTATTCTTGTTGGAATAATCATTGTTACCTCTATTAGAGGGTTGTTAATCACACTTACAAAG ttcTTCTATGCCATTTCCAGCAGCAAGTCCTCCAATGTTATTGTTCTGCTGTTAGCCCAGATAATG GGAATGTACTTTGTGTCATCAGTGCTCCTGATCCGCATGAGCATGCCTCCGGAATACCGCACCATTATTACAGAGGTCCTGGGAGAGCTCCAGTTCAACTTCTATCACCGTTGGTTTGATGTGATATTCCTCGTTAGTGCCCTGTCCAGTATCCTCTTTCTCTATTTAGCACACAAACAAGCCCCAGAAAAGCATATGGCTCTCTGA
- the PDZK1 gene encoding Na(+)/H(+) exchange regulatory cofactor NHE-RF3 isoform X1, whose product MTSALQPRECTVTKKPQKKYGFFLRIEQDTTGHIIRNVERSSPAERAGLQDGDRVLRVNGVFVDKEEHARVVEMVRNSGNSVVLLVLDDASYEKAQKEGVNLEELGQKASTGQEQEQQRPPSTATAAPQPRLCYLVKEETGYGFSLKSTEGQKGLFIVELSSQGAAAKAGVQNNDRLIEINGKNVENDTHEEVVEKVKKSENHVMFLLSNEETDRYFTSQRMALSKESASLRLLPLKPRLIEIQKGKSGYGFYLRMEQNTGDHVIKDVNSGSPAAVAGLKDKDILVAVNGERVDGLDHESVVGKIKQSEERTSLLVVDKETDSMYKLAQISPFSYYYKAQDSTPAKMEERVELHTEQKVNHKPRICKMVKGPNGFGFSLNMIKNKPGLFITEVQSQGPAGRAGVENNDFLVEVNGVNVNNESYDKVVARIQRTGDRLTLLVCSEDAYRQTHPPPPNQLPPQELTVTTVTTQSCEETKLCQEQQKRNLPNLFFSSSLLFHLSELGCSKEYQNHKGMQTLAAINTSV is encoded by the exons ATgacctctgctctgcagccccgaGAGTGCACAGTGACCAAGAAGCCCCAAAAGAAATACGGCTTCTTCCTGCGGATTGAGCAGGACACCACAGGGCACATCATCCGGAACGTGGAACGCAGCAGCCCAGCCGAGAGGGCTGGCCTGCAGGACGGAGACAGAGTGCTCAGGGTTAACGGCGTCTTCGTGGACAAGGAGGAACATGCACGG GTGGTGGAGATGGTCAGAAACAGCGGGAATTCCGTCGTGCTCCTTGTTCTGGATGACGCATCCTATGAAAAGGCACAAAAGGAGGGAGTGAACTTGGAAGAGCTGGGTCAAAAGGCATCCACAGGacaagagcaggagcagcagcgcCCACCATCCACGGCCactgcagctccacagccccggctctGCTACCTGGTGAAGGAGGAGACAGGCTACGGCTTCTCCCTGAAAAGCACAGAAG gACAGAAGGGGTTGTTCATAGTAGAGCTTTCATCACAAGGAGCAGCTGCAAAGGCTGGTGTCCAAAATAACGATCGCCTGATTGAAATCAAtggaaaaaatgtggaaaatgaCACCCACGAGGAAGTGGTGGAAAAG GTAAAGAAGTCTGAAAATCATGTTATGTTTCTACTTTCAAATGAAGAAACAGACCGCTATTTCACAAGCCAGAGGATGGCACTGAGCAAAGAGAGCGCCAGCCTAAGGTTGCTTCCCCTCAAACCACGACTTATTGAGatccagaaaggaaaaagtggGTATGGATTTTATCTACGGATGGAACAAAATACTGGTG ACCATGTAATCAAAGATGTTAATTCTGGAagcccagcagctgtggcaggtCTAAAGGACAAGGACATCTTAGTGGCTGTCAATGGTGAGCGAGTGGATGGGCTGGATCATGAAAGCGTAGTGGGAAAAATTAAGCAGTCTGAGGAAAGAACCTCCCTGTTGGTGGTGGATAAGGAAACTGACAGCATGTACAAGCTG GCTCAAATTTCCCCTTTCTCATACTACTACAAAGCACAGGATTCAACCCCAGCTAAAATGGAGGAAAGAGTGGAGTTGCACACTGAGCAGAAAGTGAACCACAAGCCAAGGATCTGCAAGATGGTGAAAGGACCTAATGGATTTGGCTTCAGTTTAAACATGATCAAGAACAAACCTGGATTGTTCATCACTGAG GTACAAAGCCAGGGaccagctggcagagcaggtgTGGAAAACAACGACTTCTTGGTGGAAGTGAACGGCGTGAATGTGAACAACGAATCCTATGACAAAGTGGTGGCAAGGATCCAACGCACTGGGGACAGACTGACACTGCTGGTGTGCAGCGAAGATGCTTACAG GCAgactcatcctcctcctcccaatCAGCTGCCTCCACAAGAGCTGACAGTGACAACAGTGACGACACAAAGTTGTGAAGAGACAAAACTATGccaagaacaacaaaaaagaaacctaCCAAATCTTTTCTTCAGTTCTTCTTTGCTATTTCACCTCTCAGAACTTGGTTGTTCCAAGGAGTACCAGAACCATAAAGGAATGCAAACTCTGGCTGCAATAAACACTTCAGTGTAA
- the PDZK1 gene encoding Na(+)/H(+) exchange regulatory cofactor NHE-RF3 isoform X2: MTSALQPRECTVTKKPQKKYGFFLRIEQDTTGHIIRNVERSSPAERAGLQDGDRVLRVNGVFVDKEEHARVVEMVRNSGNSVVLLVLDDASYEKAQKEGVNLEELGQKASTGQEQEQQRPPSTATAAPQPRLCYLVKEETGYGFSLKSTEGQKGLFIVELSSQGAAAKAGVQNNDRLIEINGKNVENDTHEEVVEKVKKSENHVMFLLSNEETDRYFTSQRMALSKESASLRLLPLKPRLIEIQKGKSGYGFYLRMEQNTGDHVIKDVNSGSPAAVAGLKDKDILVAVNGERVDGLDHESVVGKIKQSEERTSLLVVDKETDSMYKLAQISPFSYYYKAQDSTPAKMEERVELHTEQKVNHKPRICKMVKGPNGFGFSLNMIKNKPGLFITEVQSQGPAGRAGVENNDFLVEVNGVNVNNESYDKVVARIQRTGDRLTLLVCSEDAYRYFQGQNIPITASVADSDIPEPPAHRENHPEPERNSPEPRERADSSSSSQSAASTRADSDNSDDTKL, encoded by the exons ATgacctctgctctgcagccccgaGAGTGCACAGTGACCAAGAAGCCCCAAAAGAAATACGGCTTCTTCCTGCGGATTGAGCAGGACACCACAGGGCACATCATCCGGAACGTGGAACGCAGCAGCCCAGCCGAGAGGGCTGGCCTGCAGGACGGAGACAGAGTGCTCAGGGTTAACGGCGTCTTCGTGGACAAGGAGGAACATGCACGG GTGGTGGAGATGGTCAGAAACAGCGGGAATTCCGTCGTGCTCCTTGTTCTGGATGACGCATCCTATGAAAAGGCACAAAAGGAGGGAGTGAACTTGGAAGAGCTGGGTCAAAAGGCATCCACAGGacaagagcaggagcagcagcgcCCACCATCCACGGCCactgcagctccacagccccggctctGCTACCTGGTGAAGGAGGAGACAGGCTACGGCTTCTCCCTGAAAAGCACAGAAG gACAGAAGGGGTTGTTCATAGTAGAGCTTTCATCACAAGGAGCAGCTGCAAAGGCTGGTGTCCAAAATAACGATCGCCTGATTGAAATCAAtggaaaaaatgtggaaaatgaCACCCACGAGGAAGTGGTGGAAAAG GTAAAGAAGTCTGAAAATCATGTTATGTTTCTACTTTCAAATGAAGAAACAGACCGCTATTTCACAAGCCAGAGGATGGCACTGAGCAAAGAGAGCGCCAGCCTAAGGTTGCTTCCCCTCAAACCACGACTTATTGAGatccagaaaggaaaaagtggGTATGGATTTTATCTACGGATGGAACAAAATACTGGTG ACCATGTAATCAAAGATGTTAATTCTGGAagcccagcagctgtggcaggtCTAAAGGACAAGGACATCTTAGTGGCTGTCAATGGTGAGCGAGTGGATGGGCTGGATCATGAAAGCGTAGTGGGAAAAATTAAGCAGTCTGAGGAAAGAACCTCCCTGTTGGTGGTGGATAAGGAAACTGACAGCATGTACAAGCTG GCTCAAATTTCCCCTTTCTCATACTACTACAAAGCACAGGATTCAACCCCAGCTAAAATGGAGGAAAGAGTGGAGTTGCACACTGAGCAGAAAGTGAACCACAAGCCAAGGATCTGCAAGATGGTGAAAGGACCTAATGGATTTGGCTTCAGTTTAAACATGATCAAGAACAAACCTGGATTGTTCATCACTGAG GTACAAAGCCAGGGaccagctggcagagcaggtgTGGAAAACAACGACTTCTTGGTGGAAGTGAACGGCGTGAATGTGAACAACGAATCCTATGACAAAGTGGTGGCAAGGATCCAACGCACTGGGGACAGACTGACACTGCTGGTGTGCAGCGAAGATGCTTACAGGTACTTCCAAGGCCAAAACATTCCCATCACAGCCTCTGTGGCAGATTCAGACATTCCTGAGCCTCCTGCTCACAGAGAAAATCATCCAGAGCCAGAGAGGAACTCACCTGAGCCAAGGGAAAGG GCAgactcatcctcctcctcccaatCAGCTGCCTCCACAAGAGCTGACAGTGACAACAGTGACGACACAAAGTTGTGA